The following are encoded together in the Culex pipiens pallens isolate TS chromosome 1, TS_CPP_V2, whole genome shotgun sequence genome:
- the LOC120426453 gene encoding zinc finger SWIM domain-containing protein 8 homolog: protein MVFSDVNYLTNSAPPAAAEWSSLLRPLRGREPEGMWNLLSIVREMYRRCDRNAVRLLEIITEEVMACDQILVWWFNIKLALLVGSNGHGGGKHSNTHSNSNATQHACASLCDEIVVLWRLASLNPGLAPDERDMLHAQFTTWHLKILDRVAKNMVASSSHSSKQQQNLRNDAELFAGFKPAIEACYLDWEDYPIEGITHTQDTNPMYHCPFTCFKQNNESKGESGPGQVNSSQAILQNNVKQFQQLPHHHHFHHHHGHSGAHHGGNSSNVVASASSSSGVGGASSSGGAVAIATTSSGANANLPTSSSSAAAKTHHTRRDYRSHRDRCYGSSNSSSDSVPDRFNEANASSKLEPHLPAAPTGGATGGNRSSVSSEGFCENDDDVNVVDDLPTPETSKKDESVSDSSNSSSSSVEEGAAASKSANAAANDANSILNDMNNYEISGNIKLYEVYNQEVPQSGTSSSTCSSSPSTATTATKIVPPKTDPETPQSSQQTPASSSVAKEATPDSDRNLRRPSKDESLSSSDSAQNIDEYGMYYYDSKQAQAQKEQEQQQQKQRQEPKQQQPPQQVFSNLKPTEDAWDILFARAEGLHAHGHGREACILGVRLAEEMLANPPNLMIELPPPPKKKGKKHNINPISHQLSVLASATLAKCAFLCTVLAENSEHYHLAFRVCLYGLEMSRPPASTKPLEVKLANQESDLLALLKRIPLGHAELRIIRERAEALRDGLLKSRGEALLPIMLASFIFDALVMPSVLGRENRMKVMSQSFRLPTDENLGFEAAVAALGLKANVSEAEHPLLCEGTRRQRGDLALTLLSYYKDEPRKICRVMEKLLDREIHSLIKTPLLPSYYSNNPPTRSQTSQLRMEEYETNSQQQQQQQQLYGGAGDLQQQQPHHPGLPQNEFMAANSRPQSSTSAEVEIGMGALSLGAQPQQQMPAGPTPGPSNATQPIMSGGPPGSVSGSVSTNTTRSKDSRYKGKRAYPSIPNQPSEASAHFMFELAKNVLTKAGGTSSTSLFTQASTNQNHQGPHRGLHMCAFQLGLYALGLHNCVSPNWLSRTYSSHVSWIIGQAMDIGAPAISFLIDTWEGHLTPPEAAGMADRASSRGWDSNMVNPAAELALSVLPHAAALNPNEIQRAILQCKEQSDRMLERSCLTVEQAAKGGGVYPEVLFQVARYWYELYLRNTPGGEMEPNEQHDYFNVNIMSLMDTGDMQQQAQPPPPANPPVVVSATPPQPYQQTVTTLAPIGIAPYGPYSFPCQGIYHQNIPYQANQMQMYISTPPQFQYPPPPPHNNPPQQQPGSYQQPMNASYQPMPPHPLVPPQGYNPSQYPQVPVQVQVPPPQPNQQQLQQNLQYYGAQGVPMQPQPPQQSQQQQPPRPQPGHGYPPYAVPPTTPPVRPRHPHQFTPTQLRYLLAAYNAGMLALETLARRVHDDRPQAKYARNPPYGEDVKWLLRISKRLGTQYLHQFCVCAVNSIVSPFVLHEVAIESAHYLARNNPAIIPQHLRSALAPLMQKCQQMYIQCIHQKLYHLTVADYEEFTSTILSARNAFQITPEGSAQFKDWLQSIKRSKSCKKELWTQINAALNSK from the exons ATGGTATTCAGCGATGTCAACTACTTGACGAATTCAGCTCCGCCGGCGGCGGCCGAATGGAGTTCGTTACTGCGACCGCTGCGAGGACGCGAACCGGAAGGAATGTGGAATCTGCTGTCGATCGTGCGGGAGATGTATCGGCGATGCGATCGCAACGCCGTCCGGTTATTGGAAATTATCACGGAAGAAGTGATGGCCTGCGACCAGATTCTGGTTTGGTGGTTCAACATCAAGCTAGCGCTGCTGGTCGGTTCCAACGGACACGGCGGGGGAAAGCACAGCAACACACACTCAAACTCGAACGCGACACAACACGCGTGTGCGTCGCTTTGTGATGAGATTGTGGTGCTTTGGAGATTGGCCTCGTTGAACCCGGGACTGGCGCCCGATGAACGGGACATGCTTCACGCACAGTTCACGACATGGCATCTGAAAATACTGGATCGAGTCGCAAAGAACATGGTGGCGTCGTCCTCGCACAGCAGCAAACAACAGCAGAACCTGCGCAACGATGCGGAACTGTTTGCCGGGTTCAAGCCGGCCATCGAGGCATGCTATTTAGACTGGGAAGACTACCCGATCGAGGGAATAACGCACACCCAGGACACGAATCCAATGTACCACTGTCCGTTCACGTGCTTCAAGCAGAACAACGAGTCGAAGGGTGAATCTGGCCCCGGCCAGGTCAACTCGAGCCAAGCGATTCTGCAGAACAACGTGAAGCAATTTCAGCAGTTGCCACATCACCACCACTTTCACCATCATCACGGCCACAGTGGCGCTCACCACGGAGGCAACAGCAGCAACGTGGTTGCTTCGGCCTCGTCAAGTTCCGGTGTCGGTGGAGCTAGCAGTAGTGGCGGAGCGGTGGCCATCGCGACGACCAGCAGTGGTGCCAACGCCAATCTACCAACGAGTAGTTCAAGTGCTGCGGCCAAAACTCACCACACGAGACGCGACTATCGATCACATCGGGACCGATGCTACGGATCGAGCAACAGCAGCAGTGACAGCGTCCCCGATCGCTTCAACGAGGCAAACGCAAGCTCAAAACTAGAACCACACTTGCCAGCGGCCCCAACAGGCGGTGCAACCGGTGGAAACCGGTCAAGCGTTAGCAGTGAGGGGTTCtgcgaaaacgacgacgacgtcaatGTGGTGGACGATCTGCCCACGCCGGAGACAAGCAAAAAGGACGAAAGTGTGAGCGATTCTTCAAATAGCTCTTCGTCGAGCGTTGAAGAGGGAGCGGCGGCAAGCAAATCTGCCAACGCAGCTGCCAACGACGCAAACAGCATATTGAACGACATGAACAACTACGAGATATCCGGCAACATCAAGCTGTACGAAGTGTACAACCAGGAGGTGCCCCAATCCGGCACGTCGAGTTCAACCTGTTCGTCATCCCCTTCGACGGCGACAACCGCGACGAAGATTGTTCCGCCAAAAACAGATCCGGAAACACCGCAAAGCTCACAGCAGACTCCAGCATCCTCCAGCGTAGCTAAGGAAGCAACACCCGACTCGGACCGCAACCTGCGGCGACCCTCGAAGGACGAAAGCCTTTCGAGTTCGGACAGCGCGCAAAACATTGACGAATACGGAATGTACTATTACGACTCGAAGCAAGCCCAGGCCCAAAAAGagcaagaacaacaacaacaaaagcaaCGCCAAGAACCGAAGCAGCAACAACCGCCGCAGCAAGTGTTTTCCAACCTCAAACCAACGGAGGACGCTTGGGACATTCTGTTTGCCCGCGCCGAAGGACTTCACGCACACGGCCACGGTCGGGAAGCGTGCATCCTTGGCGTACGGTTAGCGGAGGAGATGTTGGCGAATCCACCAAATCTGATGATTGAGTTGCCGCCGCCACCGAAGAAGAAGGGCAAGAAGCACAACATCAACCCGATCTCGCACCAGCTGAGCGTACTGGCCTCGGCCACGCTCGCAAAGTGCGCCTTCCTTTGTACGGTTCTGGCGGAAAACTCCGAACACTATCATCTGGCGTTCCGGGTGTGTCTGTACGGGCTGGAAATGTCCCGTCCACCGGCAAGCACAAAGCCACTTGAGGTAAAACTCGCCAACCAGGAGTCGGATCTGCTAGCTCTCTTGAAGCGCATTCCGCTGGGACACGCCGAACTGCGCATCATCCGCGAGCGGGCGGAAGCTCTCCGAGATGGGTTGCTAAAGTCCCGCGGCGAGGCGTTGCTGCCCATCATGTTGGCCAGCTTCATCTTTGACGCACTGGTGATGCCTAGCGTACTTGGCCGGGAAAACCGCATGAAGGTGATGAGTCAATCGTTCCGATTGCCAACAGATGAGAATCTGGGATTCGAAGCGGCCGTAGCCGCACTAGGACTGAAAGCCAACGTGTCCGAAGCAGAACATCCGTTGCTCTGCGAAGGAACACGTCGGCAGCGAGGAGATCTCGCGCTGACATTGCTCTCTTACTACAAGGATGAACCGCGGAAGATTTGTCGCGTGATGGAGAAGTTGCTGGATCGGGAGATTCATTCGCTCATCAAAACGCCTCTGCTTCCGTCTTACTACTCGAACAATCCTCCAACGCGGAGTCAAACGTCACAGCTGCGAATGGAAGAGTACGAAACCAAcagtcaacagcagcagcagcaacagcagctgtACGGTGGCGCTGGAGATttgcaacagcagcagcctcACCATCCCGGTTTGCCGCAGAATGAGTTCATGGCCGCCAACAGTCGACCGCAGAGCAGTACAAGTGCGGAAGTTGAAATTGGAATGGGCGCACTCAGCTTGGGTGCGCAACCCCAGCAGCAGATGCCAGCGGGTCCCACTCCGGGACCTTCGAACGCAACACAACCCATTATGTCTGGCGGACCACCTGGCAGTGTTTCCGGGTCGGTGTCTACCAACACGACTCGTTCGAAGGACTCTCGTTACAAGGGCAAACGAGCCTATCCGTCGATTCCGAATCAACCGTCGGAAGCTAGCGCTCACTTTATGTTTGAACTGGCCAAGAATGTGCTCACAAAAGCGGGTGGAACTTCGTCCACTTCGTTGTTTACGCAAGCCTCAACCAACCAGAACCATCAGGGACCGCATCGTGGGCTGCACATGTGCGCCTTCCAGCTGGGCCTGTACGCTCTGGGTCTGCACAATTGCGTCAGTCCGAACTGGCTGTCGCGAACGTACTCATCGCACGTGTCCTGGATCATCGGCCAGGCAATGGACATTGGCGCTCCGGCCATCTCCTTCCTCATCGACACCTGGGAAGGTCATCTGACGCCACCGGAAGCTGCCGGAATGGCCGATCGGGCATCGTCTCGCGGTTGGGACAGCAACATGGTCAATCCGGCCGCCGAGCTGGCGCTGTCCGTTTTACCCCACGCCGCAGCACTCAATCCAAACGAAATTCAACGCGCAATCTTGCAGTGCAAAGAGCAAAGCGATCGTATGCTAGAACGATCCTGTCTGACCGTAGAACAAGCAGCCAAAGGTGGTGGCGTATATCCGGAAGTGTTGTTTCAGGTTGCCCGCTATTGGTACGAGCTGTACCTTAGAAACACCCCCGGCGGTGAAATGGAACCGAACGAACAGCACGACTACTTCAACGTCAACATCATGTCGCTGATGGACACCGGAGATATGCAGCAGCAAGCCCAACCTCCACCTCCAGCGAATCCACCGGTCGTGGTCAGCGCGACACCGCCACAACCCTACCAGCAAACCGTAACGACGCTCGCCCCAATCGGAATAGCCCCGTACGGACCGTACAGTTTCCCCTGTCAAGGCATCTACCACCAGAACATTCCCTACCAAGCCAACCAGATGCAAATGTATATATCAACTCCACCCCAATTCCAATATCCACCCCCGCCCCCGCACAACAATCCACCCCAGCAACAACCGGGTAGTTATCAGCAACCGATGAACGCCAGCTATCAGCCGATGCCACCGCATCCGCTCGTTCCCCCGCAGGGCTACAACCCTTCGCAGTACCCGCAAGTTCCGGTGCAGGTCCAGGTTCCACCGCCGCAACCAAACCAACAACAACTCCAGCAGAACCTCCAGTACTACGGCGCCCAAGGTGTCCCAATGCAGCCTCAGCCCCCACAACAatcccaacaacaacaaccacccCGACCCCAACCCGGCCACGGCTATCCTCCCTACGCCGTTCCGCCCACAACGCCCCCGGTTCGACCCCGCCATCCCCATCAGTTCACACCCACCCAGCTGCGCTACCTCCTGGCAGCGTACAACGCCGGAATGCTCGCCCTCGAAACCCTGGCCCGGCGCGTCCACGATGACCGACCGCAGGCCAAGTATGCCCGCAATCCGCCGTACGGCGAGGACGTCAAGTGGCTGCTGCGCATCTCGAAACGACTCGGAACGCAGTATCTGCACCAGTTCTGCGTGTGCGCCGTCAACTCGATCGTGTCGCCGTTCGTGCTGCACGAGGTCGCCATCGAGTCCGCGCACTATCTGGCCCGGAATAATCCGGCGATTATTCCGCAGCACCTGCGGTCGGCCCTGGCCCCGCTCATGCAAAAGTGTCAGCAAAT GTACATTCAGTGCATCCATCAGAAATTATACCATCTCACGGTGGCGGATTATGAAGAGTTTACCAGTACGATCCTGTCCGCGCGGAATGCATTCCAGATTACGCCGGAGGGAAGCGCGCAGTTTAAGGATTGGCTGCAGTCTATCAAAAG ATCAAAATCGTGCAAAAAGGAACTGTGGACACAGATCAACGCTGCGCTCAACTCCAAATGA